The Acidimicrobiales bacterium genomic interval CGTGGTCAGCTCCGGGCTGGGGGTGGGCGCCGAGCCGTACATGAGGAACACCACCCGCAGGTAGTACACGGCCGCTACCGCCGCGCTCAGCATGGCCAGGATGGCCAGCGGATAGGAGCGGGCCTGGATGGCGGCGGAGATGACCGAGAACTTGGCCAGGAAGCCGGTGGTGAACGGCACGCCCGACTGGGCGAACAGGAGCAGCGCCAGCACCGCCGCCAGAACGGGGCGCTCCCGGGCCAGGCCCCGGTAGTCGTCGAGGCGGTGCCGGGAGTCCCCCCGGCGGCCGACCAGGGTGATCACCGCGAAGGTGCCGATCACCATGAAGGTGTAGGCGAACAGGTAGTACAGCGCCCCGGATATGCCCTGCGACGTGGCCGCCGCCAGGCCGACGAGCACGAAGCCGGCGTGGTTGATCGACGAGTAGGCCATCAGCCGCTTGATGTCGGTCTGCACCAGGGCGGCCACCGCCCCGACCACCAGGGTGAGGGCGGCCACCACCGTGATGACCGGCTGCCAGTCGGTGCGCAGGAGCGAGAACGACGAGTACAGCACCCGCAGCAGCCCGGCAAAGCCCGCCGCCTTGGCCACCGCCGCCATGTAGCCCGTGACCGGGGTGGGTGCGCCCTGGTAGACGTCGGGGCTCCAGGTGTGGAACGGGACCGCCGCCACCTTGAAGCCCAGCCCGACGATCAGCATGGCCAGGCCGGCCAGGAGAACCCCGTTGTCGACGATCTGGTTGCCGGCCAGGAAGGCGCCGATCTTGGCCAGGTTGGTGGAGCCGGTGGCGCCGTAGGTCAGGGCCACGCCGTACAGGAACACCGCCGAGGAGAACGCCCCCAGCACGAAGTACTTGATGGCCGCCTCGCTCGACTCCCGGCGCCGCAGG includes:
- a CDS encoding NADH-quinone oxidoreductase subunit N, yielding MSLAGILGVSGLVTPHVDYVAILPELILSVAALLMMLAASLYRRPAPRGAWAISTAVVSAASIGASWYLWDQVQHRGAHTAINGAIAVDGFSVFFLMLISVALGLGVLVADDYLRREGLDGPEFYVLAMLSAAGAMFLAVADDLIVVFLGLETLSIALYVLTGYHLRRRESSEAAIKYFVLGAFSSAVFLYGVALTYGATGSTNLAKIGAFLAGNQIVDNGVLLAGLAMLIVGLGFKVAAVPFHTWSPDVYQGAPTPVTGYMAAVAKAAGFAGLLRVLYSSFSLLRTDWQPVITVVAALTLVVGAVAALVQTDIKRLMAYSSINHAGFVLVGLAAATSQGISGALYYLFAYTFMVIGTFAVITLVGRRGDSRHRLDDYRGLARERPVLAAVLALLLFAQSGVPFTTGFLAKFSVISAAIQARSYPLAILAMLSAAVAAVYYLRVVFLMYGSAPTPSPELTTALAVSAAGGGPGGTAASVSRPAAPGPGEPVDVVPLADEPIAMPPGVLLVLGLCAAFTVAMGLWPDPVLDFARHASLLF